In a single window of the Gloeocapsa sp. PCC 73106 genome:
- a CDS encoding (Fe-S)-binding protein, whose translation MTTNSVESIKGFDDKNPPQPELIDACVHCGFCLSTCPSYRVIGKEMDSPRGRIYLMNAINEGTIALNSATTEHFDSCLGCLACVSTCPSGVQYDQLIAATRPQVERNQPRSLGDRLIRFLIFNLFPYPRRLQLLLPFLWLYQGLGLSKLIRTTGILQKLSPRLAAMESILPSIKLSSLTQDYPLVIPAQTEKRYRVGMVLGCVQRFFFSEVNQATIRVLTANGCEVVIPKTQGCCAALPAHQGQEAQAQALARQMIDSFSATEVDAIIINAAGCGHTLKEYGHILAGDPEYKEKAEYFASQVQDVQEFLDSVGLISPLLPVTSGELTLVYQDACHLLHGQKISVQPRRLLQKIPGVKLREPLDAALCCGSAGVYNMLQPEVANELGKQKVTNLLNTGARAIVSANPGCSLQIQKHLQLQDQKITILHPMELLDYSIRGCSLNT comes from the coding sequence ATGACAACCAACTCTGTAGAAAGTATCAAGGGTTTTGACGACAAAAATCCTCCACAACCAGAACTAATCGACGCTTGTGTTCACTGTGGCTTTTGTTTGTCCACTTGTCCTTCCTATCGCGTTATCGGTAAAGAAATGGACTCACCCCGAGGACGTATCTACCTGATGAATGCAATTAACGAGGGAACAATAGCTTTAAATTCCGCGACTACAGAACATTTTGACTCTTGTCTGGGTTGTTTAGCTTGTGTCAGTACTTGCCCATCGGGAGTACAATATGATCAATTAATCGCCGCAACTCGTCCCCAAGTCGAAAGAAATCAGCCTCGTAGCCTAGGCGATCGCCTCATCAGATTTCTGATTTTTAATCTCTTTCCCTATCCTAGGCGCCTACAATTACTATTACCTTTTCTCTGGCTATACCAGGGATTGGGTTTATCTAAACTAATCAGAACTACGGGTATACTCCAAAAGCTCTCCCCTCGTCTAGCCGCTATGGAGTCAATCCTACCGAGTATCAAATTATCCAGTTTAACTCAGGATTATCCTCTGGTAATTCCTGCGCAAACAGAGAAACGCTACCGCGTGGGTATGGTTTTGGGCTGTGTACAACGCTTTTTCTTTTCCGAAGTTAATCAAGCAACGATTAGAGTTCTAACTGCCAACGGTTGCGAGGTAGTCATACCCAAAACTCAAGGCTGTTGCGCTGCTCTACCCGCTCACCAAGGACAAGAAGCACAAGCCCAAGCTTTAGCTAGACAAATGATCGACAGTTTTTCAGCTACAGAAGTAGATGCGATCATCATCAACGCCGCAGGTTGTGGACATACACTCAAGGAATACGGACATATTCTCGCTGGTGACCCTGAATATAAGGAAAAAGCCGAGTATTTTGCATCCCAAGTCCAAGATGTTCAGGAATTTCTAGATTCTGTTGGTTTAATCTCGCCTCTACTACCGGTAACATCAGGAGAGTTGACCTTGGTTTATCAAGACGCTTGTCATCTGCTCCACGGACAAAAAATTAGTGTCCAACCCCGTCGCTTGTTGCAGAAAATCCCGGGAGTTAAACTCAGAGAACCTCTAGACGCGGCTCTTTGTTGTGGGAGTGCGGGAGTATATAATATGCTCCAACCAGAGGTAGCCAATGAACTGGGAAAACAAAAGGTCACCAATCTCCTCAATACTGGCGCCAGGGCGATCGTTTCTGCTAATCCAGGTTGTTCTCTGCAAATCCAGAAACACTTACAACTGCAAGATCAAAAGATAACAATTCTACATCCGATGGAGTTACTAGATTACTCGATCAGAGGCTGTTCTTTAAACACCTAG
- a CDS encoding FAD-binding oxidoreductase, with amino-acid sequence MTNAIPWEQLEPTWRDKIQRTSNVAQTPYWIAPQDQLALSETLRSAQYPLLICGNGSKLHWGGLVKQPLELVVSTQNLNRVVAHATGDLTLTVEAGVKLADLQQILRKEGQFLPLDPAYPDTATIGGIIATADSGSWRQRYGGVRDLLLGVTFVRADGTIAKAGGRVVKNVAGYDLMKLFTGSYGTLGVISEVTLRLYPVPEASTTFILTGDSEAIAQASRSIFYSNLTPTVFDLISAFLVEKLEIGKGTGLILRCQTIAPSVLAQSEQLKNLAHELNLSYQTYQDDAEVNLWQQLAKITSNTFDSSAISCKIGILPQCAHDFLQICPDESLVTIHLGSGLGKLILNQVNSTTQVEQLRLACQQRQGFLTILGAPNIYKENMDVWGYTGNALTLMEKIKHQFDPHSLLNPGRFLGKI; translated from the coding sequence ATGACCAACGCGATCCCTTGGGAACAACTCGAGCCCACTTGGCGAGATAAAATTCAACGAACCTCTAACGTAGCCCAAACCCCCTATTGGATCGCTCCACAGGATCAACTTGCTTTAAGTGAAACCCTTCGCTCCGCCCAATATCCTCTTTTAATCTGCGGCAATGGCAGTAAACTCCATTGGGGTGGACTAGTCAAGCAACCCCTCGAGTTAGTAGTTAGTACCCAAAATCTTAACCGCGTTGTTGCCCACGCCACAGGCGATTTAACCTTAACTGTAGAAGCGGGGGTTAAATTAGCTGATTTACAACAAATACTAAGGAAAGAGGGACAGTTTTTACCCTTAGATCCCGCCTATCCCGACACTGCTACTATCGGTGGTATCATCGCCACTGCAGACTCCGGTAGCTGGAGACAACGTTATGGAGGAGTCAGGGATTTACTATTGGGTGTAACCTTTGTGCGCGCTGACGGTACTATCGCTAAAGCAGGAGGTAGAGTCGTTAAAAACGTAGCGGGTTATGACCTGATGAAATTATTTACCGGATCTTATGGAACTTTGGGTGTTATCTCTGAAGTTACTCTGCGATTGTATCCTGTTCCAGAGGCTTCTACCACTTTTATACTTACAGGAGACTCTGAGGCGATCGCCCAAGCTAGTCGCTCCATCTTCTACTCTAATCTCACACCCACGGTTTTCGATTTAATTTCGGCATTTTTGGTAGAAAAGCTAGAAATTGGCAAAGGAACCGGTTTAATCCTGCGCTGTCAAACCATTGCGCCTAGCGTCCTCGCCCAAAGCGAACAACTAAAAAATTTAGCTCATGAATTGAACTTATCTTACCAAACCTACCAGGATGATGCCGAAGTTAATCTATGGCAACAATTGGCAAAAATCACCAGCAATACCTTTGATTCGTCGGCAATAAGCTGTAAAATAGGTATATTACCTCAATGCGCTCACGATTTTCTGCAAATCTGCCCAGATGAAAGCTTAGTAACGATTCACTTGGGTAGTGGCTTAGGAAAACTAATACTAAATCAGGTCAACTCAACGACTCAAGTTGAGCAACTTAGATTAGCTTGTCAACAAAGACAGGGGTTTTTGACTATACTGGGCGCACCCAATATTTATAAAGAAAATATGGACGTTTGGGGCTACACGGGTAACGCTTTAACTCTGATGGAGAAAATTAAACACCAATTTGACCCTCATTCTCTGCTTAATCCTGGTCGTTTTCTCGGAAAGATTTAA
- a CDS encoding DUF3318 domain-containing protein, producing the protein MNLDQEITHLLDLMPASGRMFTRIINKPQQSQVIDAPVPKPWNQASRPIYINFDLWRLLSRGERDLLLLATVSNILGIQWFKPNLYQGITLAGLAGLTLQIIQKDTVGIIVAGSLTAIAIRQIWRDNQSLSKQLEADEKALKISQRRGYTEVDAAKSLLSAIEALPQLENRPSLSFVELIRCQNLKVIGNLSPVGVPENLKKQ; encoded by the coding sequence ATGAATCTAGATCAAGAAATTACCCATCTACTCGATCTAATGCCCGCTTCAGGGCGTATGTTTACGCGAATCATCAATAAACCCCAACAAAGCCAAGTAATTGACGCTCCTGTACCGAAGCCTTGGAATCAAGCTAGTCGCCCTATATATATAAATTTTGACCTGTGGCGATTACTTTCACGGGGAGAAAGAGATCTACTATTATTAGCCACAGTGAGTAACATTCTGGGTATTCAATGGTTCAAACCCAACCTCTATCAAGGAATCACCCTAGCTGGTTTAGCTGGTTTAACTTTACAAATTATTCAAAAAGACACAGTAGGAATAATCGTCGCAGGTAGTTTAACCGCGATCGCCATCAGACAAATTTGGCGCGATAACCAGAGTCTAAGCAAACAGTTAGAAGCCGATGAAAAAGCGTTAAAAATCTCCCAAAGACGCGGTTATACCGAGGTAGACGCCGCCAAAAGTTTACTATCAGCCATAGAAGCTCTACCTCAGTTAGAAAATCGTCCTTCCTTAAGCTTTGTTGAATTGATTCGTTGTCAAAATCTCAAAGTCATTGGCAATCTTTCTCCTGTGGGTGTACCGGAAAACTTGAAAAAACAATGA
- a CDS encoding aspartate kinase, which translates to MALIVQKYGGTSVGSIERIKKVAERVQKTVNQGNQVVVVVSAMGKTTDGLVNLAKELSDNPCRREMDMLLSTGEQVSIALLSIALQALGQDAVSLTGAQVGIVTEAEHSRARILEIKIERMQRHLAEGKVVVVAGFQGISQSEELEITTLGRGGSDTSAVALAAALKADLCEIYTDVPGILTTDPRIVPEAQLIREITCDEMLELASLGAKVLHPRAVEIARNYGVSMVVRSSWSEDPGTKVISPSPQFQSLEGLELTRSVDAVEFDANQVQIALLQVPDRPGIAARLFSAIAEQCLDVDLIIQSLHEGNSNDIAFTVTREMSNKAEAIAEAIAPALRSDPQRREEAEVVVAKEIAKVTITGAGMIGRSGVAAKMCQTLADAGINIKLISTSEVKISCVIAAAELNRAIAALCNAFEVHSSPVRSWTSEAQKVPAVRGVALDLKQARLAIRHVPDRPGMAAAIFNLLAQHKISVYTIIQSQHSRYKEAKHTRDVVFTIAEEEVETACTALANLLEELDCPPILVDKEIAKISIVGAGMIGQAGVAAKFFAALAQEKINIEMIATSEIKISCVVPKQDAEKALQVAHTAFNLAGQSTITVPT; encoded by the coding sequence ATGGCACTAATCGTACAAAAATACGGTGGTACCTCTGTCGGCTCCATAGAAAGAATCAAAAAAGTAGCAGAGCGAGTCCAAAAAACCGTTAACCAGGGTAACCAAGTAGTGGTAGTGGTATCCGCCATGGGTAAGACTACCGATGGTTTAGTCAATTTAGCTAAAGAACTCTCCGACAACCCCTGTCGTCGCGAAATGGATATGTTGCTCTCTACAGGAGAACAAGTCTCCATCGCCCTATTGAGTATAGCCCTACAAGCCCTGGGGCAAGACGCGGTATCCCTAACAGGAGCCCAAGTAGGCATAGTCACCGAAGCCGAGCATAGTCGCGCCCGTATTCTAGAAATCAAAATAGAACGGATGCAGCGCCATTTAGCCGAAGGAAAAGTAGTAGTAGTAGCGGGATTCCAGGGAATCAGCCAAAGCGAGGAACTAGAAATAACCACACTCGGTAGAGGGGGCTCGGATACCTCCGCTGTAGCTTTAGCCGCAGCCTTAAAAGCCGATCTTTGCGAAATTTATACCGACGTGCCCGGAATTTTAACCACAGACCCCCGGATTGTACCAGAAGCCCAACTGATTAGAGAAATTACCTGCGACGAAATGCTCGAACTAGCGAGTTTGGGAGCTAAAGTCCTCCACCCCCGCGCCGTAGAAATCGCCCGCAACTACGGGGTTTCAATGGTAGTAAGATCAAGCTGGAGCGAAGATCCCGGAACCAAAGTTATCTCCCCCTCACCTCAATTTCAGTCCCTAGAAGGTTTAGAACTAACTCGCAGCGTCGACGCGGTAGAATTTGACGCCAATCAAGTCCAGATCGCCCTACTCCAAGTACCCGATCGCCCTGGAATAGCAGCCCGTCTCTTTAGCGCGATCGCCGAACAATGTCTAGACGTAGACTTAATTATTCAATCGCTCCATGAGGGAAATAGTAACGATATCGCCTTTACCGTTACCAGGGAGATGAGCAACAAAGCCGAAGCCATTGCCGAAGCGATCGCCCCTGCATTGCGCAGCGATCCTCAGCGTAGAGAAGAAGCAGAAGTAGTAGTAGCTAAAGAAATAGCCAAAGTAACTATTACCGGTGCAGGAATGATCGGAAGATCAGGAGTGGCGGCAAAAATGTGTCAAACCTTAGCAGATGCTGGCATTAATATTAAACTGATCTCCACCTCCGAGGTTAAGATTAGTTGCGTTATCGCCGCCGCCGAGCTCAATCGAGCGATCGCCGCTTTATGCAATGCGTTTGAAGTACATAGCTCACCGGTGCGTAGTTGGACGTCAGAAGCTCAAAAAGTACCAGCCGTCAGAGGTGTAGCCCTAGATCTCAAACAAGCTCGACTAGCGATTCGTCATGTACCCGATCGCCCAGGAATGGCAGCAGCTATCTTCAATTTGCTGGCTCAGCACAAGATCAGCGTTTACACGATTATCCAATCCCAACACAGTCGTTATAAAGAAGCAAAGCACACTCGAGATGTCGTATTTACCATCGCCGAAGAAGAGGTAGAAACGGCTTGTACAGCTTTAGCTAATCTGCTTGAAGAGTTGGATTGTCCACCTATTTTAGTAGATAAAGAAATCGCTAAAATCAGTATTGTCGGCGCGGGAATGATTGGACAAGCAGGGGTAGCCGCTAAATTCTTTGCCGCTTTAGCCCAAGAAAAAATTAATATTGAAATGATCGCTACCTCTGAGATTAAAATAAGCTGTGTAGTCCCCAAACAAGACGCAGAAAAAGCCCTACAAGTGGCTCATACTGCATTTAATTTAGCAGGACAGTCGACCATCACGGTTCCTACTTAA
- a CDS encoding tetratricopeptide repeat protein produces MLAPAQGQALLPYSPELNPEQTEAQGIALTQDVIQLLRFERPELALPRAELATQLAPQRFETWLVLGTIYVQQDELEKGISALEKSQKLAPEDPGVLLTLGSAYFQKGDYQRAVENLEAGLAIEPQAIAGLFDLGNAYLKLGKYPEAIATYERSVEVEPEFWPSINNIGLIKYEQGDITGAVELWEKTRKMDDQQAEPLLAIAVALYTQGQETEAITLGEQALSLDSRYADLEFLEQNLWGETLLKDTAAFIQHPSIQALISRLQPSAAEE; encoded by the coding sequence GTGCTCGCTCCAGCCCAGGGACAAGCCCTATTACCCTATAGTCCGGAACTCAACCCAGAACAAACCGAAGCCCAGGGAATAGCATTGACACAAGACGTGATACAGTTGTTGCGTTTTGAGAGACCAGAATTAGCCTTACCTAGAGCCGAACTAGCCACCCAACTAGCACCTCAAAGATTCGAAACCTGGCTAGTTTTAGGGACTATTTACGTACAGCAAGACGAACTAGAAAAGGGAATCAGCGCACTAGAAAAATCACAAAAACTAGCCCCAGAAGATCCCGGTGTATTGTTAACCCTAGGAAGCGCCTATTTTCAAAAAGGAGACTATCAGCGAGCGGTAGAGAATCTAGAAGCAGGATTAGCGATAGAACCTCAAGCCATTGCTGGGCTATTTGACTTAGGCAATGCGTACTTAAAACTAGGGAAATATCCAGAAGCGATAGCCACTTATGAACGTTCAGTAGAAGTAGAGCCAGAATTTTGGCCCTCAATCAATAATATTGGTCTAATTAAGTACGAACAGGGAGATATTACAGGAGCGGTAGAACTTTGGGAAAAAACTAGAAAAATGGACGATCAACAAGCCGAGCCTTTACTAGCGATCGCCGTAGCCCTATATACCCAAGGACAAGAAACAGAAGCTATAACCTTAGGGGAACAAGCTTTATCCCTAGATAGTCGTTACGCCGATCTAGAATTTCTCGAACAAAATCTCTGGGGAGAAACTTTACTCAAAGATACGGCAGCATTTATCCAACATCCTAGTATACAAGCCTTAATTAGTCGTTTACAACCCTCAGCAGCAGAAGAGTAG
- a CDS encoding efflux RND transporter periplasmic adaptor subunit, translated as MPFPRKSPVSLVWLLVIILTGGFLLLATGLYLNQKRSLSQADLEQLTIPVEQSDLEVNIRASGTVEPIASVNISPKNPGILEKLLVEQGDVVQSGQLLAIMESSEISAQKNEAAASLNEAIASLAEFESRFPQEIEQLAAGVRQTQALLSQSKAINPAQIDQARAQLEASQARFDLSQQRINRNEYLIQQGAISQDEFDASINEFKNAQADLKDAEQRLIESENTQNPEIDSLRADLSRAESLLLERQNTATGQRARLQANVDARRAQLELLEIRYQDTLIKAPFDGIISQRYVTEGAFVTPTTSASASVGATSTSVLALAQGLEVIAKVPEVDLSQLFAGQRVTIYADAYPNQPFDGKVRLVAPEAVVEENVTSFEVRITLLNGEQQLRSKMNVDVVFIGKELENVVSVPTVAIVTQEGQTGVMVMGDRGEAIFKPVTLGLTVDNQTEILEGLTPGERVFIDSPP; from the coding sequence ATGCCGTTTCCTCGAAAATCTCCAGTTTCTTTGGTTTGGCTCTTGGTAATAATACTTACTGGGGGTTTTTTGCTATTGGCAACAGGTCTTTATCTCAATCAAAAAAGATCTTTGTCTCAAGCTGATTTAGAACAGTTGACTATTCCTGTTGAACAGAGTGATTTAGAGGTAAATATTCGCGCCAGTGGTACGGTTGAACCCATTGCTAGTGTTAATATTAGTCCCAAAAATCCCGGAATTTTAGAAAAACTCCTGGTTGAACAGGGTGATGTGGTACAGTCGGGACAATTACTGGCGATCATGGAAAGTAGTGAGATCTCTGCTCAAAAAAATGAGGCAGCAGCTAGTTTAAATGAGGCGATCGCCTCTCTGGCTGAGTTTGAATCCCGTTTTCCCCAAGAAATCGAACAGTTAGCCGCAGGAGTAAGACAAACTCAAGCTTTACTCTCCCAATCAAAAGCTATTAATCCGGCTCAAATCGATCAAGCTAGAGCACAATTGGAGGCGAGTCAAGCTCGTTTTGACCTCTCCCAACAAAGAATAAATAGAAATGAATATCTGATTCAACAGGGGGCTATTTCTCAAGATGAGTTCGATGCATCGATTAATGAGTTTAAAAATGCTCAAGCTGATCTTAAAGACGCTGAACAACGGTTGATAGAGAGCGAAAATACCCAAAATCCAGAAATTGATAGCTTAAGGGCTGATCTCAGTCGCGCTGAGTCTTTACTACTTGAACGCCAAAATACCGCCACAGGACAAAGGGCCCGATTACAAGCTAATGTTGACGCGCGTCGAGCTCAATTGGAATTGCTGGAGATTCGTTACCAAGATACCCTCATTAAGGCTCCTTTTGACGGTATTATTAGTCAGCGCTACGTTACCGAAGGGGCTTTTGTTACCCCGACTACTTCGGCCTCTGCTAGCGTTGGGGCTACTTCTACTTCTGTACTGGCTTTAGCTCAAGGTTTGGAGGTAATCGCTAAAGTTCCCGAAGTGGATTTGAGTCAATTATTCGCCGGACAACGGGTTACAATCTACGCTGATGCTTATCCTAATCAACCTTTTGATGGGAAGGTCCGATTAGTCGCACCCGAAGCAGTAGTAGAGGAAAATGTCACGTCTTTTGAAGTTCGTATCACTCTGTTAAACGGGGAGCAACAATTACGCTCTAAAATGAACGTGGATGTGGTTTTTATTGGTAAAGAACTGGAAAATGTCGTGTCTGTGCCAACGGTGGCGATCGTTACTCAAGAGGGTCAAACCGGAGTAATGGTGATGGGCGATCGCGGTGAGGCTATCTTTAAACCGGTCACTTTGGGATTAACTGTAGATAATCAAACCGAAATCCTTGAAGGTTTAACGCCAGGAGAACGCGTATTTATCGATTCACCTCCTTAA
- the speA gene encoding biosynthetic arginine decarboxylase, translated as MVANAQELHETVVETQDKEWTIEDSEKLYRIEGWGEPYFGINQAGNVTVSPLGDRGGSLDLCQLVEGLRQRNIGLPLLIRFSDILADRIERLNSCFAKAIARYNYPNSYQGVYPIKCNQHRHIVESLVRYGKSYQFGLEVGSKPELMIALAVLDSSQDALLIGNGYKDREYIETALLAKKLGHRVILVIEQLEELSLVIEISKKLQIEPILGMRAKLSTKGSGRWGGSTGDRAKFGLSIPQILEGVNILTEAGMLSSLQLLHFHIGSQISAIGVIKAAIREASQIYVELVRCGANMQYLDVGGGLAVDYDGSKTNFHASKNYNMQNYANDIVAQIKEACEEHKVAAPIIVSESGRAIASHQSVLIFDVLGTSEVSTATPSLEIEKEHLIIRNLWDTYQNIDNQNYQEAYNDAIQFKDEAISLFNFGYLDLTQRAKAEQLYWACCQRISEIVKTQEYVPDDLEDLPKIMASIYYINLSVFQSAPDTWAIDQLFPIMPIHRLNEEPTARGILADLTCDSDGKIDQFIDLLDVKPVLELHSVQDAPYYLGMFLVGAYQEIMGNLHNLFGDINVVHIQMTPKGYHIEHVVKGDTIKEVLSYVQYDADDLVETLRHSTEKALTEHRLSLAEAQLLLENYERSLRSYTYLA; from the coding sequence ATGGTAGCTAATGCTCAAGAACTGCATGAGACTGTAGTAGAGACTCAAGATAAAGAGTGGACGATCGAAGATAGCGAGAAACTATATCGGATCGAAGGCTGGGGAGAACCTTACTTTGGCATTAATCAAGCGGGAAATGTGACCGTTTCACCCCTAGGCGATCGCGGAGGTTCCCTAGACTTATGTCAACTAGTAGAAGGGTTACGTCAACGCAATATTGGACTACCCCTGTTGATTCGCTTCTCCGATATCTTAGCTGATCGCATCGAACGACTCAATAGTTGCTTTGCTAAGGCGATCGCTCGTTACAACTACCCCAATAGCTACCAGGGCGTTTACCCCATTAAATGCAACCAACACCGCCATATCGTCGAGTCTTTAGTACGTTATGGTAAATCCTATCAATTTGGCTTAGAAGTAGGCTCAAAACCAGAATTAATGATCGCTCTAGCTGTATTAGATAGTTCTCAAGACGCTCTTTTGATTGGCAATGGTTATAAAGATAGAGAATATATCGAAACCGCTCTACTAGCGAAAAAATTAGGACATAGAGTAATTTTAGTCATCGAACAACTAGAAGAACTGAGTCTAGTGATTGAAATTAGCAAAAAGTTACAAATAGAGCCAATTTTGGGTATGAGAGCTAAACTCAGTACCAAAGGAAGTGGACGCTGGGGTGGATCCACGGGCGATCGCGCCAAGTTTGGTTTAAGTATTCCCCAAATCCTAGAAGGTGTAAATATACTTACCGAAGCGGGAATGCTTTCTAGTCTACAATTACTGCATTTTCATATTGGTTCCCAAATCTCCGCCATCGGTGTGATTAAAGCCGCCATTAGGGAAGCCAGTCAAATCTACGTAGAATTAGTTAGATGCGGCGCCAATATGCAATATCTCGACGTGGGAGGAGGTTTAGCGGTAGATTACGACGGATCTAAGACCAATTTTCACGCCTCGAAAAACTACAATATGCAGAACTACGCCAATGATATCGTGGCACAGATTAAAGAAGCCTGCGAAGAACATAAAGTAGCCGCCCCCATTATCGTCAGTGAAAGTGGAAGAGCGATCGCTTCTCACCAGTCTGTCTTAATTTTCGACGTTTTGGGTACCTCCGAGGTATCTACAGCAACCCCATCTTTAGAAATAGAAAAAGAACATCTGATTATCCGCAACCTGTGGGATACCTATCAGAATATCGACAATCAAAACTATCAAGAAGCCTATAACGACGCGATTCAATTCAAGGACGAAGCGATTAGTCTCTTTAACTTTGGCTATCTCGATTTAACCCAAAGAGCCAAAGCTGAGCAACTCTACTGGGCTTGTTGTCAACGGATTAGCGAGATTGTTAAAACTCAAGAATACGTCCCTGATGACTTAGAAGATTTGCCCAAAATTATGGCTTCTATCTACTATATCAATCTCTCTGTCTTTCAATCTGCCCCAGATACCTGGGCGATCGATCAGTTATTCCCTATTATGCCCATTCATCGCCTCAATGAAGAACCCACCGCTAGAGGGATTCTCGCGGATCTTACCTGCGATAGCGATGGTAAAATTGACCAATTTATAGACTTATTAGACGTCAAACCCGTGTTAGAACTGCACTCTGTTCAAGACGCACCCTACTATCTAGGGATGTTCTTGGTAGGTGCTTATCAGGAAATTATGGGCAATTTACACAACCTTTTTGGCGATATCAACGTCGTACATATCCAAATGACTCCCAAAGGTTATCATATTGAACACGTAGTCAAGGGTGACACGATCAAAGAAGTCTTAAGCTACGTACAATACGACGCCGATGATTTGGTCGAAACTCTACGTCACAGCACTGAAAAGGCATTGACTGAACATCGCTTGAGTCTAGCCGAAGCTCAACTATTACTTGAAAACTATGAACGTAGTTTAAGAAGCTACACTTATCTAGCTTGA
- a CDS encoding serine protease: MEINTQLCQEVLARLHASEQERAQTIHYIQTGRIWRADTPERIEKRKVQILNNKSLASMLGETNRGILAGTTVVSAPQETQQAFEIVIEELDIQHCWFLTRGSEIRRTVGRIHVYQDGRRKAWGTGFLVAPNLLVTNQHVLESLAIAKESRVEFDYEETYSGEMLPSVFFDFDPEILFLSSPALGGLDYALVAVNAQSRSDNLGRSTKLNEFGFNHLVRQEGKIVKGEAINIIHHPEGQPRQVSLHENRLLAMQTRELEDVWMHYETDTLPGSSGAPLFSNQWQVVGIHHMAVEKRDQDGKVLAIGGEVWTPEMGQNRKWWYANEGLRISRFIADVEQKIREVNTPWVTDEQIVTETGLSLVEQMIKSDSNSSSKIPPMSRRFNPE; this comes from the coding sequence ATGGAAATCAATACCCAATTGTGCCAAGAGGTTCTGGCGCGTTTACACGCATCTGAACAAGAGCGGGCACAAACAATCCACTACATTCAAACGGGTCGAATTTGGCGAGCTGACACTCCAGAGCGCATAGAAAAGCGCAAAGTACAAATACTCAATAATAAAAGCCTAGCGTCGATGTTGGGAGAAACAAATCGAGGGATACTAGCTGGAACTACTGTAGTCAGTGCGCCTCAAGAGACACAACAAGCTTTTGAGATCGTAATTGAAGAATTAGATATACAGCATTGTTGGTTTTTGACTCGAGGATCTGAAATACGACGTACTGTTGGACGTATCCATGTTTATCAAGATGGTAGACGTAAAGCATGGGGTACAGGATTTTTAGTTGCACCTAACCTTCTGGTTACTAATCAACACGTTTTAGAATCACTTGCTATAGCTAAAGAAAGCCGGGTTGAATTCGATTATGAGGAAACTTATAGCGGAGAAATGTTACCTTCGGTCTTTTTTGATTTTGATCCAGAAATTTTATTCCTCTCAAGTCCTGCTTTAGGGGGTTTAGATTATGCTCTAGTGGCAGTTAATGCCCAGTCTCGCTCAGATAATTTAGGACGCAGCACCAAATTGAACGAGTTTGGTTTTAACCATTTAGTCCGACAAGAAGGCAAAATTGTCAAAGGTGAGGCGATTAATATCATCCATCATCCCGAAGGACAGCCCCGCCAAGTTAGTTTGCATGAAAATCGACTTTTAGCTATGCAAACTCGAGAGTTAGAAGATGTTTGGATGCACTACGAAACGGATACCCTCCCTGGCTCTTCTGGTGCTCCCTTATTTAGTAACCAGTGGCAAGTAGTGGGAATCCACCACATGGCGGTGGAAAAACGCGACCAAGATGGGAAAGTTTTAGCGATAGGTGGAGAGGTTTGGACACCAGAAATGGGACAAAATCGAAAATGGTGGTATGCCAACGAAGGTCTACGAATCAGTCGTTTTATTGCTGATGTTGAGCAAAAAATTAGGGAGGTAAACACTCCTTGGGTGACTGATGAGCAGATTGTTACCGAAACAGGTCTAAGTTTGGTGGAGCAAATGATCAAATCTGATAGCAATTCATCTTCAAAGATACCCCCAATGTCAAGAAGATTCAACCCAGAGTAA